A stretch of the Acyrthosiphon pisum isolate AL4f chromosome A2, pea_aphid_22Mar2018_4r6ur, whole genome shotgun sequence genome encodes the following:
- the LOC100165054 gene encoding lipoamide acyltransferase component of branched-chain alpha-keto acid dehydrogenase complex, mitochondrial, which produces MFPAGVLTVRRTAAVAAARPLCRIVVAGVRHRSSDDRKCVVGSTRRPPEPKPRRSFVRLSCGRSATDFAGTVGYCTRAGKNIVPFVLADIGEGISEVTVKEWYVNVGDVVSEFDDVCEVESDKATVTITSRYAGVVTKVHYETGATARVGSALVDIEVVEDGETAAAEQLADGAEVVADNVEEVAATSSGEPADADATGAGVTAQVLTTPAVRRIAAEKGIDLTAVRGTGKHGRVLKEDILGSADQSTATAVDSRPPLSVPLQDFIPLTGYAKTMRNTMEASNKIPTLVITDEVNLTKLMELKAQLAPHIKLTLLPFLLKATSLALARHPRINSTASPDFKSYRPNESHNIGVAIDTPLGLAVPNVKDVQTLSVVGVARRLAELRAKAAAGKLAPSDVTGGTFTLSNMGSIAGSAFQPMILPPEVAIGAFGRINYRPRYDDQHQLVRTPVMGVSWGADHRILDGAAVAKFFKDWKTYVENPSLVLADVQLNSETPPQS; this is translated from the coding sequence ATGTTCCCGGCCGGCGTGTTGACCGTGAGACgcaccgccgccgtcgccgcgGCCAGACCGCTTTGCAGGATAGTCGTGGCCGGCGTCCGTCACCGGTCCAGCGACGATCGGAAATGCGTGGTCGGGTCTACGCGCCGTCCACCGGAACCCAAACCGAGGCGGTCGTTCGTGCGCCTCAGCTGCGGTCGCAGTGCCACCGACTTCGCTGGCACCGTAGGTTATTGTACGCGCGCCGGCAAAAATATCGTACCGTTCGTGTTGGCCGACATCGGCGAAGGCATCAGCGAGGTGACCGTCAAGGAGTGGTACGTTAACGTGGGTGACGTGGTATCAGAATTCGACGACGTATGCGAGGTGGAGAGCGACAAGGCGACCGTGACCATAACCAGCCGGTACGCGGGTGTCGTGACCAAGGTACACTACGAGACGGGAGCCACGGCCCGGGTAGGCAGCGCCCTGGTGGACATCGAGGTGGTCGAGGACGGCGAGACGGCGGCCGCGGAGCAACTGGCGGATGGAGCGGAAGTAGTGGCAGATAATGTGGAGGAAGTCGCCGCCACGTCGTCGGGAGAACCCGCGGACGCTGACGCCACCGGTGCAGGCGTAACGGCGCAGGTTCTGACCACTCCCGCGGTGCGCAGGATCGCCGCCGAAAAGGGTATCGATCTGACTGCAGTCCGAGGTACTGGCAAACACGGTCGTGTGCTCAAGGAGGACATACTCGGGTCCGCCGACCAGTCGACAGCCACAGCAGTCGACAGTCGGCCGCCACTTTCGGTGCCGCTGCAGGACTTCATACCACTGACCGGTTACGCAAAGACAATGCGGAACACAATGGAGGCGTCCAACAAGATACCGACGTTGGTCATCACGGACGAGGTGAACCTGACTAAGTTGATGGAACTGAAGGCACAGCTGGCGCCACACATCAAGCTGACACTGTTGCCGTTCCTGTTGAAGGCCACCTCGTTAGCGTTGGCCCGGCACCCACGTATCAACAGCACCGCCAGCCCCGACTTCAAGTCGTACAGGCCCAATGAGTCACACAATATCGGCGTGGCCATCGATACCCCTCTCGGGCTTGCGGTACCCAACGTCAAGGACGTGCAGACGCTATCCGTGGTCGGCGTAGCCCGCCGGCTGGCCGAGCTCCGGGCCAAGGCCGCGGCTGGCAAGCTGGCGCCATCTGACGTGACGGGCGGTACGTTCACGCTGTCCAACATGGGCTCGATCGCAGGGTCGGCGTTCCAGCCGATGATCCTGCCACCCGAGGTGGCCATCGGCGCGTTCGGCCGGATCAACTACCGGCCACGGTACGACGACCAACATCAACTGGTCCGAACGCCCGTTATGGGCGTGTCTTGGGGTGCAGACCACCGGATCCTGGACGGGGCCGCGGTGGCCAAGTTCTTCAAGGACTGGAAGACGTACGTGGAGAACCCGTCGTTAGTGTTGGCCGACGTTCAGCTGAATTCTGAAACGCCGCCGCAATCGTAA
- the LOC100165150 gene encoding facilitated trehalose transporter Tret1: MMSTLTSFDETEGPDGTHKSENVQDRIPSLKEVYSEQSPLVDKTLYQTINLPQNISFGCKNKQYRTQYLATLIVTIGGFIMGTTLGWTSPAGPMMAHGQYGFPITDDDISWIASCMPLGAMLGCPFMGGLVNKLGRKSLMIMLTIPALLGWAMIIWADSVTMICIGRLFNGFASGSYSVIVPQYTAEIADKEIRGTLGTYFQLQVFSGILFTYVIGSYLDVFGLSIACAIVPAVYFCLMFLVPESPIFYLTKGNIIKARWSLKYFRRPFGQVDQELITMQDSLAKTEREKVPIMKAFQTTPAKRGLFLGLGVMVFMQFTGCNTVIFYTTTIFNASGSTISSNVSTVIVGIMAVLSTYVSTLVVDKLGRKILLLYSVIAMGICTFLIGGFFYAKDSNYDVSSIGFIPLLSLCVFIVLFSIGFGPIPWMLMGEIFPPQIKGIASSIVCMANWFFVFLATKFFSLLVSTIYLYNTFWLYTLVSVLGTFFVVFIVPETKGKTMEEIQLLLGA; this comes from the exons ATGATGAGCACTTTAACGTCGTTCGACGAAACTGAAGGACCAGATGGAACCCACAAGAGTGAAAATGTCCAAGATAGAATTCCATCGCTCAAG GAAGTCTATAGTGAACAGAGTCCTCTTGTTGACAAAACACTATATCAAACTATAAATTTGCCTCAAAACATATCGTTTGgctgtaaaaataaacaatacaggACTCAATATTTAGCCACATTGATCG TAACTATTGGCGGGTTCATTATGGGCACAACACTTGGTTGGACGTCTCCAGCTGGCCCAATGATGGCACACGGCCAATATGGATTCCCCATTACTGATGACGACATTTCATGGATTGCGTCGTGCATGCCACTTGGTGCTATGCTTGGATGTCCGTTTATGGGTGGTCTAGTGAACAAATTGGGACGTAAAAGTCTGATGATAATGTTAACTATTCCCGCACTCTTAGGATGGGCGATGATAATCTGGGCTGattct GTAACAATGATCTGTATCGGTAGACTTTTTAATGGATTTGCAAGTGGTTCATACTCTGTGATTGTACCACAATATACCGCTGAAATAGCTGATAAAGAAATTCGTGGTACTTTGGGAACTTATTTTCAGTTACAAGTTTTTTCAGGTATCTTGTTTACCTATGTCATTGGATCATAT TTAGATGTATTTGGTCTATCTATTGCTTGTGCAATAGTTCCAGCGGTCTATTTTTGTTTGATGTTTTTAGTACCAGAAAGTCCAATTTTCTACCTAACAaaaggaaatattataaaagctcGATGGTCGTTAAAATATTTCCGTAGACCTTTTGGTCAGGTGGATCAAGAATTAATTACAATGCAAGATTCTTTGGCTAAA aCTGAAAGAGAAAAAGTTCCAATCATGAAAGCATTCCAAACTACACCAGCCAAGCGCGGACTATTCTTAGGCCTTGGGGTTATGGTTTTTATGCAGTTTACAGGATGTAACACTGTTATTTTCTACACCACAACTATcttcaat gcaTCTGGTAGCACAATAAGCTCAAATGTATCCACagttattgtaggtattatggCAGTTTTGTCTACGTATGTGTCAACACTTGTTGTTGATAAACTAGGACGAAAGATTCTGCTTTTGTATTCTGTTATTGCAATGGGCATTTGTACATTTCTCATTGGTGGATTTTTCTACGCAAAGGATTCCAATTATGACGTCTCATCAATTGGATTTATCCCATTATTGTCGTTGTGTGTATTCATAGTATTATTCTCCATCGGTTTTGGTCCGATCCCATGGATGTTGATGGGTGAAATATTTCCACCTCAAATTAAAG gtATCGCTAGCTCAATAGTGTGTATGGCAAACTGGTTCTTTGTATTCTTGGCTACCAAATTTTTCTCGTTATTGGTATCTACTATTTACTTATACAACACATTCTGGCTCTACACGCTGGTCAGTGTGTTGGGCACATTTTTTGTGGTATTTATTGTTCCTGAAACTAAGGGCAAGACGATGGAAGAAATTCAGTTGTTGCTTGGTGCATAA